The Alphaproteobacteria bacterium genome contains the following window.
ATTGCCATCACGTTGGCGATTTTGAATATAAACTTGCCCAACTTGCCAAAGATAGAAACAGTTGGGGCCATTTTGGACTATGTATATGCTTGGGACATCTCTGTTTTTAGCTATCTTATTTCATTCTATATCATTGCCTATTGCTGGATAGCCCATCATGCATTGTTTCAGAATATCAAACAGCTAGACATCAACACCTTGTGGATTAATTTTCTATACCTGCTGATGCTTACCTTTATTCCCTACTCTTTAAAAATTGTTGCCGGTAATTTGAATAGCGTAGTAGCCGAAGTGCTTTTCTCTCTGAACCTTGGCTTGGTTGGTTTATCACTCTGGTATCTATGGAATCAGTGCATTCGGAAAAAGTTTTTGAATCAAGCGACAACGACATCTGATGAAATGATGAGCAATCGTCTTATGACGGTGACGCTTCCTGCCGTATCTGTTGTGGCCGTCGGGGCCGCATTCATTGTTCCCGGGTATTCCTTTTATGTCTGGTTAGCCCATCCCGTGGCAAATTTTCTGCTTAACAGATACAGTACCCCCAGAAAAATAGTGGATTATATTACGGAACACGATGGGGCTGCGCCCACTGAACAAGCAAAGATATTACCAACGAATCAAAGCAGACCCCCAAGTAAGGCCACCCCCCAGAGCATCGAGTAGAACGAGCTGGTTTTGCTTTATTTTGCCTTCATCAACGGCTTCGGCAAGGGCCAGGGGAATAGAGGCGGCAGATGTATTTCCGTGCCGCTCTACGGTCATGATGACTTTATCCATGGGAAAGTTGGCCCGCTTAGCTGTGGCTTGAATAATGCGTGAGTTGGCTTGGTGGGGAACAAACCAATCAAGGGCCTCGGGTCCAAGATTGTGCTCCTTAAGGGTTTCTTCAACCACTTCTGCCATTTTTTCGGTGGCATGGCGAAAGACTTCACGGCCCTGCATCTGAACAACACCAGTGGTTTTCGTGGTGGAGGCCCCACCATCGGTACAAAGAATATCGCTATGGCGCCCATCCGAGTACAAGTGGGTCGAAAGGATGCCTCGATCCTTCACTGTCCCCGCGCCCTTTTCGGCTTGCAGGACAACGGCACCCGCACCATCTCCAAAAAGCACACACGTGCCCCGATCATTCCAATCAACGATCCGTGAAAATGTTTCAGCGCCCACAACGAGGGCTGTCTTCCCCTGCCCTTGCTGTATAAAGTTGTTGGCAACGGCTAGAGCATACACAAATCCGCTACAAACAGCTTGGACATCAAAGGCAAATCCCTGGGCCATTCCAATTTTGTGCTGAATTTGAGTGCCCGTTGCGGGAAAGGTTTTATCTGGCGTTGTCGTCGCGCAAATAAGAAAGTCGACCTCTGTGGGCTTTATATTGGCAGCCTGGAGCGCTTTTGTTGCGGCAGCAGCTCCCATATCTGATGTGCATTCGCCTTCGGCTGCAATGTGGCGGGACCGAATCCCTACCCGCTGGGTAATCCACTCATCAGAAGTATCAACCATTTGTGCCAGATCATCATTGGTAAGGACCTTTTCGGGCAAATAATTGCCACAGCCCGTAATGATGGCTCGAATTGTCATATGGCCTGAACTTTCTGTGCTGGCGTTTCAATTTGAGCTCTTAGGGCATCCAGGGTCTTCAGATCCTTTTCAATATGCGAATTAAAGCCATGGGAAACCATATCGATGGCTACGCTTATAGCGTTGGAAAAACCCTGAGCATCGGCGCTGCCGTGACTTTTAACGGCTACGCCATTAAGCCCTATAAAGATGGCTCCATTGTATTTACTAGGGTTGGTTCTTTCTCGAACAGCTTTGAGAGCTGGCGTTGCAAAAAAACAGCCGATCTTGGCAAAGAAAGAGCTTTCAAAAGCGCCTCTGATAT
Protein-coding sequences here:
- a CDS encoding DUF1211 domain-containing protein, which encodes MSSKFKTYYSPARTLCLSDGIIAIAITLAILNINLPNLPKIETVGAILDYVYAWDISVFSYLISFYIIAYCWIAHHALFQNIKQLDINTLWINFLYLLMLTFIPYSLKIVAGNLNSVVAEVLFSLNLGLVGLSLWYLWNQCIRKKFLNQATTTSDEMMSNRLMTVTLPAVSVVAVGAAFIVPGYSFYVWLAHPVANFLLNRYSTPRKIVDYITEHDGAAPTEQAKILPTNQSRPPSKATPQSIE
- a CDS encoding ketoacyl-ACP synthase III, whose product is MTIRAIITGCGNYLPEKVLTNDDLAQMVDTSDEWITQRVGIRSRHIAAEGECTSDMGAAAATKALQAANIKPTEVDFLICATTTPDKTFPATGTQIQHKIGMAQGFAFDVQAVCSGFVYALAVANNFIQQGQGKTALVVGAETFSRIVDWNDRGTCVLFGDGAGAVVLQAEKGAGTVKDRGILSTHLYSDGRHSDILCTDGGASTTKTTGVVQMQGREVFRHATEKMAEVVEETLKEHNLGPEALDWFVPHQANSRIIQATAKRANFPMDKVIMTVERHGNTSAASIPLALAEAVDEGKIKQNQLVLLDALGGGLTWGSALIRW